A single region of the Geobacillus subterraneus genome encodes:
- the spoVAE gene encoding stage V sporulation protein AE: protein MLAMFFWAFVVGGLICVIGQILLDVFKLTPAHTLTILVVTGAILDGFDLYEPLIDFAGAGATIPITSFGNSLVHGAMQEAEKHGIVGVLTGMFEVTSAGISAAIVFGFLGALLFRPKG, encoded by the coding sequence GTGCTAGCCATGTTTTTTTGGGCGTTTGTCGTCGGCGGGTTGATTTGCGTCATTGGCCAGATTTTGCTGGATGTTTTTAAGCTCACCCCCGCCCATACGCTGACGATTCTCGTTGTCACTGGAGCGATTTTGGATGGATTTGATTTGTACGAACCGCTCATCGACTTCGCCGGCGCCGGGGCAACGATTCCGATTACAAGTTTTGGAAACTCGCTCGTCCACGGGGCGATGCAGGAAGCGGAAAAACACGGCATCGTCGGCGTGTTGACCGGCATGTTTGAAGTGACAAGCGCCGGCATTTCCGCTGCCATCGTCTTCGGATTTCTCGGCGCGCTTTTGTTCCGCCCGAAAGGATAG
- a CDS encoding glycosyltransferase family 4 protein, whose amino-acid sequence MMRVLMVLDGLDFGGTETHTLSLAKEMAARGIHIAVAARSGALVHRFRAVGCPFYPIDFPAAIDIDEQRKERLVEQLEAVIQKENISIVHAHQTPSGILAALAAHRRGIPVVFTAHGTYYPPSELETMLRLASAAIAVSPPVERHIRPLAARRFLIPNGIDTNEFAPLGRKGRQALGIPDDALVIVYSSRLAWAKASICFMLLKACKDIKRLFPNVHAVVVGDGPRFSDVENLVHLIHQTCRETFIHLVGEQSDMALYYSLADLVVGTGRVALEAMACGKPVLAAGNHGYFGLVEPNSYDDAWECYFGDHGSRQGCSRYILSQDIKRLLQSPLYREQLGQAGREWVMRQFHIQTCVDQVLNVYESLLKGETKR is encoded by the coding sequence ATGATGCGCGTCTTGATGGTGCTAGACGGCCTTGATTTCGGGGGAACGGAAACACACACCTTAAGTTTGGCGAAGGAAATGGCGGCCCGCGGCATTCACATCGCCGTCGCCGCCCGCAGCGGGGCGCTCGTCCACCGTTTCAGGGCCGTTGGCTGTCCGTTTTATCCTATCGATTTTCCAGCGGCGATCGACATAGACGAGCAACGGAAAGAACGGCTCGTCGAGCAGCTTGAAGCGGTGATTCAGAAGGAAAACATCTCGATCGTTCACGCTCACCAAACCCCATCCGGCATCCTCGCTGCCCTTGCAGCGCATCGCCGTGGCATTCCGGTTGTCTTTACCGCCCATGGCACGTACTATCCGCCGTCCGAATTGGAAACGATGCTCCGCTTAGCGTCAGCCGCCATCGCGGTCAGCCCGCCCGTCGAGCGGCATATTCGCCCGCTAGCGGCAAGGCGGTTTCTCATTCCAAACGGCATTGACACGAACGAGTTCGCCCCGCTCGGCCGCAAGGGACGGCAGGCGCTCGGCATCCCGGATGACGCCCTTGTCATCGTCTACAGCAGCCGGCTCGCCTGGGCAAAGGCAAGCATTTGCTTTATGCTTTTAAAAGCGTGCAAAGATATAAAACGGCTGTTTCCAAACGTGCATGCCGTCGTTGTCGGAGACGGGCCGCGCTTTTCGGACGTCGAGAACTTGGTCCATCTCATCCACCAAACGTGCCGCGAGACGTTTATCCACCTCGTCGGCGAACAAAGCGACATGGCGCTATATTACTCGCTCGCCGATCTCGTCGTCGGCACCGGGCGAGTCGCCTTAGAAGCCATGGCGTGCGGCAAGCCGGTGCTCGCCGCCGGCAATCACGGCTACTTCGGCCTCGTCGAGCCGAACTCGTATGATGACGCGTGGGAATGCTACTTCGGCGACCACGGCTCACGCCAAGGCTGCAGCCGCTACATCCTTTCTCAAGATATAAAACGGCTCCTGCAATCCCCACTATATCGCGAACAACTCGGCCAGGCCGGACGGGAGTGGGTCATGCGCCAGTTCCATATTCAAACGTGCGTCGATCAAGTGCTGAACGTGTATGAATCATTGTTGAAAGGGGAAACGAAACGATGA
- a CDS encoding GNAT family N-acetyltransferase: MNIAIGTTNDRSLYEDALHVRRLVFIEEQNVPEEEEIDAFEQESSHLVLYDGEKPVAAGRLRFIDEGVGKIERICVLPSYRGCGAGRMVMEAIERLAKTKGAKKVKLNAQTHAEPFYKKLGYEVVSGVFMDAGIPHVTMVKSLE; this comes from the coding sequence ATGAACATCGCCATTGGAACAACAAACGACCGATCCTTATATGAGGACGCTTTGCACGTCCGCCGGCTCGTCTTTATCGAGGAGCAAAACGTGCCGGAAGAAGAAGAAATCGATGCGTTTGAGCAAGAATCATCCCATCTCGTCTTGTATGATGGCGAAAAACCGGTCGCGGCCGGCCGGCTTCGCTTCATCGATGAAGGGGTCGGCAAAATCGAACGCATTTGCGTGCTGCCGTCCTACCGCGGCTGCGGTGCCGGGCGGATGGTGATGGAAGCCATTGAGCGGCTTGCAAAAACAAAAGGGGCGAAAAAAGTGAAGCTGAACGCCCAAACCCACGCCGAACCGTTTTACAAAAAACTCGGCTATGAGGTGGTGTCCGGCGTGTTTATGGATGCCGGCATCCCCCACGTCACGATGGTGAAATCGCTCGAATAA
- a CDS encoding glycosyltransferase family 2 protein translates to MTPKRKHDFISVVIPCYNASRYIQDCLDGLAKQTYQQFEAIIVDDGSEDRSEETVKQWMKQRSPFFPIVYSKLPRNTGFAGALTVGYFLSAGEYIAVHDADDISHPERLEKQLSFLRQHPNIALVGTNYAAFPDGHFERQTPANWLAYGRDIRRVYAEGKHCICHGTIMFRGEVFDRLGGPTRRIHGAEDYEFIVKFLNVKLEIDNLPEILYYYRSHPKQRSRQFYQKGGG, encoded by the coding sequence ATGACGCCAAAGCGAAAACATGACTTCATCAGCGTCGTCATTCCATGCTACAACGCTTCCCGCTACATTCAAGACTGCCTCGACGGACTCGCCAAGCAAACATACCAACAGTTTGAGGCGATTATTGTTGATGACGGTTCCGAGGACCGAAGCGAAGAAACGGTAAAACAATGGATGAAACAACGTTCACCGTTTTTCCCGATCGTGTATAGCAAGCTGCCCCGCAACACCGGCTTTGCCGGGGCGTTAACGGTCGGCTATTTTTTAAGCGCCGGCGAGTACATCGCCGTCCATGACGCCGACGATATCTCTCACCCCGAGCGGTTGGAAAAACAACTTTCCTTTTTGCGCCAGCACCCAAACATCGCTTTGGTCGGCACAAACTACGCCGCCTTTCCCGACGGTCATTTCGAGCGTCAGACGCCCGCCAACTGGCTGGCGTACGGGCGCGACATCCGCCGTGTATACGCCGAAGGCAAACATTGCATTTGCCACGGAACGATTATGTTCCGCGGCGAAGTCTTCGATCGGCTCGGCGGGCCGACAAGACGCATTCACGGCGCGGAAGATTACGAGTTTATTGTCAAGTTTTTAAACGTGAAGCTCGAAATCGACAACTTGCCTGAGATCCTTTACTATTACCGCAGCCATCCGAAACAGCGCTCACGCCAGTTTTACCAGAAAGGAGGGGGTTGA
- a CDS encoding YjcG family protein: MKYGIVLFPSKRIQDFANSYRKRYDSHYALIPPHITLKYPFEADEGQLKEMTKELRRIAAETPPIPIKVTKFSSFYPTSNIIYLKVEPNDVLDRLHEQLHSGLFTAKPEFVFVPHITIGRDLPGAEYADVYSQLKLQNVHFEETIDRFHLLYQLENGSWTVYETFVVGGEETV, encoded by the coding sequence ATGAAGTACGGCATTGTATTATTTCCGTCGAAGCGCATTCAAGATTTTGCCAACTCGTACCGGAAACGGTATGACAGCCATTACGCCCTCATCCCGCCGCATATTACGTTGAAATATCCGTTTGAAGCGGATGAGGGACAATTGAAAGAGATGACGAAGGAGCTGCGCCGCATCGCAGCGGAAACACCTCCAATTCCGATCAAAGTGACGAAATTCAGCTCGTTTTACCCGACAAGCAACATCATTTATTTGAAAGTGGAGCCAAATGACGTGCTTGATCGCCTTCATGAGCAGCTGCACAGCGGCTTGTTCACCGCAAAACCGGAATTTGTGTTCGTGCCGCACATTACGATCGGCCGCGATTTGCCGGGCGCGGAATATGCCGACGTCTACAGCCAGCTGAAGCTGCAAAACGTGCATTTTGAAGAGACGATCGACCGGTTCCATCTTCTGTACCAGCTCGAGAACGGATCATGGACCGTCTATGAAACCTTTGTCGTTGGAGGAGAGGAAACGGTATAA
- a CDS encoding stage VI sporulation protein F has product MDQQFFKNIEKKTGVNMKDIFELANSLQNANFNDEKTVRQVVKRVAQIANRKVPKELEDQIVKTIVQSGKQIDFNTIANMMNNKK; this is encoded by the coding sequence ATGGATCAACAATTTTTTAAAAACATTGAAAAGAAAACGGGCGTCAATATGAAAGACATTTTTGAGCTTGCCAACTCGCTGCAAAATGCGAATTTCAACGATGAAAAAACGGTGCGCCAAGTGGTGAAGCGGGTCGCGCAAATCGCCAATCGGAAGGTGCCGAAAGAACTCGAAGACCAAATCGTCAAAACGATCGTCCAGAGCGGCAAACAAATTGATTTTAATACGATTGCCAATATGATGAACAATAAAAAATAA
- the metC gene encoding cystathionine beta-lyase has translation MEREWSFSTKLLHNEWKVDRATGAVSVPIQHASTFHQFDFDSFGKYDYSRSGNPTREALEETIAALEGGVRGFAFASGMAAISTAFLLLSKGDHVLVTEDVYGGTYRMITEVLSRFGIEHTFVDMTDLEAVAENIRPNTKVIYMETPSNPLLKVTDIRAVVELAKAHGCLTFLDNTFMTPALQRPLDLGVDLVLHSATKFLAGHSDVVAGLAVVKDEELGKQLYKLQNAFGAVLGVQDAWLVLRGIKTLHVRLKQSSESAAAIAAYLAGHPKVEAVYYPGLAHHPGHATQHNQAVGFGAVLSFRLADEEAARTFVRHVRLPVFAVSLGAVESILSYPAKMSHAAMPKDERLQRGITDGLLRLSVGLEDVNDLIADFEQALSFVNERPSISAR, from the coding sequence ATGGAACGGGAATGGTCGTTTTCAACGAAACTGCTCCATAACGAATGGAAAGTCGACCGCGCAACTGGGGCGGTGAGCGTGCCGATCCAGCACGCGTCCACGTTCCATCAGTTCGATTTCGACTCGTTTGGCAAATACGACTACAGCCGCTCCGGCAACCCGACGCGCGAAGCGCTTGAGGAAACGATTGCCGCACTAGAAGGCGGCGTGCGCGGGTTCGCGTTCGCCTCCGGCATGGCCGCCATCTCCACGGCCTTTTTGCTCCTGTCCAAAGGCGACCATGTGCTTGTGACGGAAGACGTCTACGGCGGCACATACCGGATGATTACCGAAGTGTTGAGCCGCTTCGGCATCGAGCATACGTTCGTTGATATGACCGACCTCGAGGCGGTGGCGGAAAACATCCGTCCGAACACGAAAGTCATTTATATGGAAACCCCGTCCAACCCGCTGTTAAAAGTGACCGACATTCGCGCTGTCGTCGAGCTGGCGAAAGCGCATGGCTGTTTGACGTTTTTAGATAACACGTTTATGACCCCGGCGCTGCAGCGCCCGTTAGATCTCGGCGTTGACCTTGTCCTCCACAGCGCGACGAAGTTTTTAGCCGGCCATAGCGACGTCGTCGCCGGACTGGCGGTCGTAAAAGACGAGGAGCTCGGCAAACAGCTGTACAAATTGCAAAACGCCTTTGGCGCCGTCCTCGGCGTCCAAGACGCCTGGCTCGTGCTGCGCGGCATAAAAACGCTCCACGTCCGGCTGAAACAGTCGTCCGAATCAGCGGCCGCCATCGCCGCCTATTTGGCGGGCCATCCAAAGGTGGAGGCAGTGTACTACCCAGGATTGGCGCACCACCCGGGCCATGCGACCCAGCACAATCAGGCGGTGGGGTTCGGTGCTGTGCTGTCGTTCCGCCTAGCGGATGAAGAAGCAGCCCGGACGTTCGTCCGCCACGTCCGCCTGCCGGTGTTCGCCGTCAGCCTTGGCGCCGTCGAGTCGATTTTGTCGTACCCGGCGAAAATGTCGCACGCCGCCATGCCGAAAGACGAGCGGCTTCAGCGCGGCATTACCGACGGCTTGCTGCGGCTGAGCGTCGGGCTTGAGGATGTCAACGATTTGATCGCCGATTTTGAGCAGGCGCTGTCGTTTGTCAATGAGCGTCCGTCGATTTCGGCGCGATAA
- a CDS encoding DUF421 domain-containing protein, with protein sequence MPVWLEAAIRSVCILIGLFIITRILGKKPLAKLSFFEYIVGITVGDIAGTMSVDLGISLEEGVTSILIWSLIPVLAARISLRNKKFRDFVEGNSTVLIKNGKILEENLKREKYTVDELLEQLRKKDVFRVADVEFALLEPNGDLNVLLKREKQPLTVGDMFPNPPREKEPQTVIMDGMILDEPLATMGLGRGWLKEQLDKQGVAVENVFLAQVDSYGQLTIDLYDDKIQVAEPQEKKLLLAAMKKVQADFELYALQTDSEEAKALYETNAAKMTELIQKVEPLLRN encoded by the coding sequence ATGCCTGTATGGTTAGAAGCCGCCATTCGTTCCGTTTGTATTTTGATCGGACTGTTTATCATTACTCGCATTCTCGGCAAGAAGCCATTGGCGAAGCTGTCATTTTTCGAATATATTGTTGGCATTACGGTCGGTGACATTGCCGGAACAATGTCTGTCGATTTAGGGATTTCCCTCGAGGAAGGGGTCACAAGCATTTTAATTTGGTCGCTCATCCCGGTGCTGGCCGCCCGCATTTCGCTGCGCAACAAAAAGTTCCGCGATTTCGTCGAGGGCAATTCGACCGTCTTGATCAAAAACGGCAAAATTTTGGAGGAGAACTTAAAGCGAGAGAAATACACAGTTGACGAGCTGCTTGAGCAGTTGCGCAAAAAAGATGTGTTTCGTGTCGCGGATGTCGAGTTTGCCTTGCTTGAGCCGAATGGCGATCTGAACGTCTTGTTGAAGCGGGAAAAGCAGCCGCTTACGGTTGGCGATATGTTTCCGAACCCGCCGCGGGAAAAAGAGCCGCAAACCGTCATTATGGATGGCATGATTTTGGACGAGCCGCTTGCGACGATGGGGCTTGGCCGCGGCTGGCTGAAAGAACAGCTTGATAAGCAAGGAGTAGCGGTCGAAAACGTCTTCCTCGCCCAAGTCGATTCATATGGACAGCTGACGATTGATTTGTACGATGACAAAATTCAAGTGGCCGAGCCGCAGGAGAAAAAGCTGTTGTTGGCTGCAATGAAGAAAGTGCAAGCCGACTTTGAGCTATACGCGTTGCAAACCGATTCGGAAGAGGCGAAGGCGCTGTACGAAACCAATGCGGCGAAAATGACGGAACTCATCCAAAAAGTCGAGCCGCTATTGCGAAACTAA
- the spoVAC gene encoding stage V sporulation protein AC encodes MANEKRKKLTPVQQEYHLFEKERETKRPIVRNCACAFLVGGTICAIGQAISYFYMYFFDFTEQTVGNPTVATMVFLSMILTGLGVYDRIAQFAGAGSAVPVTGFGNAVISAAIEHRTEGFVLGVGSNMFKLAGSVILFGTFAAFVIALIKTIAIQWGGL; translated from the coding sequence ATGGCGAATGAAAAGCGGAAAAAGTTAACTCCGGTTCAACAAGAGTATCACTTATTTGAAAAAGAACGGGAAACAAAGCGCCCGATCGTTCGCAACTGCGCCTGCGCCTTTCTCGTCGGCGGGACCATTTGTGCGATCGGACAGGCGATCTCTTATTTTTATATGTATTTCTTTGACTTCACCGAGCAGACGGTAGGGAACCCGACGGTGGCGACCATGGTTTTTTTGTCAATGATTTTAACCGGCCTTGGCGTCTATGACCGAATCGCTCAGTTCGCCGGAGCGGGGAGCGCTGTGCCGGTGACGGGGTTTGGCAACGCCGTCATTTCCGCGGCGATTGAACACCGAACAGAAGGATTCGTGCTCGGCGTGGGTTCCAACATGTTCAAGCTCGCCGGCTCGGTCATTTTGTTCGGTACGTTTGCGGCATTTGTCATCGCCCTCATCAAAACGATTGCCATACAGTGGGGGGGATTGTAA
- a CDS encoding alpha/beta hydrolase produces MAAATGTMRDYALYSGELQEKIELLVYLPSNFSPLHKYSLLIAQDGKDYFMYGKMKHVIETLMEEGTIDRTIVVGIPYRNVNDRYEKYHPAGQKREAYIRFLAHELVPFLDDELPTYQIGKGRALIGDSLGGTVSLLAGLLYPHTFGNIAMQSPYIDDSVLACIRAFRDPSLLSIYHSVGTEETAVKTTDGHVRDFITPNRMARDLFMEKRFTYTYHEFAGGHAWTYWQPDVPRAVSAILSL; encoded by the coding sequence ATGGCAGCCGCAACAGGAACGATGCGTGATTACGCGCTGTACAGCGGAGAACTTCAAGAGAAAATCGAACTGCTCGTCTATTTGCCAAGCAATTTTTCTCCGCTTCACAAATATTCTTTACTAATCGCTCAAGACGGCAAAGATTATTTTATGTACGGAAAAATGAAGCACGTCATCGAAACGCTAATGGAGGAAGGAACGATCGACCGGACGATCGTTGTCGGCATCCCGTATCGGAATGTGAACGACCGCTACGAGAAATATCACCCGGCGGGCCAAAAGCGCGAAGCGTACATTCGCTTTTTAGCCCATGAACTCGTTCCGTTTTTGGACGACGAGCTGCCGACCTACCAAATCGGCAAAGGCCGGGCGTTGATCGGCGATTCGCTCGGCGGAACGGTCTCGCTGTTAGCCGGTCTGTTGTATCCGCATACATTTGGAAACATCGCCATGCAGTCCCCTTATATCGATGACTCGGTGCTGGCGTGCATCCGCGCGTTCCGCGATCCGTCGCTTCTTTCGATTTACCATTCCGTCGGCACGGAAGAAACAGCCGTGAAAACAACGGACGGCCATGTACGCGACTTTATTACACCAAATCGAATGGCGCGGGACTTGTTTATGGAAAAACGGTTCACCTATACGTACCATGAGTTTGCTGGCGGCCATGCGTGGACGTATTGGCAGCCTGATGTGCCAAGGGCTGTATCTGCTATTTTGTCGCTGTAA
- a CDS encoding methionine biosynthesis PLP-dependent protein — protein sequence MEKLETLLAQMGNRSETATGTVNPPVYFSTAYRHAGIGQSTGFDYIRTGNPTRKIVEEAIAKLEGGDQGYAFSSGMAAIQTVLALFESGDEFLVSADLYGGTYRLFERGWRKYGLGFHYVDFADLAAVEEKITEKTKAIFLETPTNPLMHEADISAVAKLAKQHGLLLIVDNTFYTPVLQRPIEQGADIVIHSATKYLGGHNDVLAGLVVAKGEELCQRLAEYHNAIGAVLSPFDSWLLIRGMKTLALRMRQHEENAKQISAFLREHEDVTDVLYPGRGGMLSFRISDEKWVNGFLQSLRLITFAESLGGVESFITYPATQTHADIPEDIRIRNGVCNRLLRFSVGIEHADDLIADLAQAFKNMKEV from the coding sequence ATGGAGAAACTGGAAACGTTGTTAGCGCAAATGGGAAACCGGAGCGAAACGGCGACAGGAACGGTCAACCCGCCCGTCTATTTTTCAACTGCCTACCGCCACGCCGGCATTGGGCAGTCAACCGGGTTTGACTACATCCGCACCGGCAATCCAACGCGCAAAATCGTCGAAGAGGCGATCGCCAAGCTGGAAGGCGGTGACCAAGGCTATGCGTTCAGTTCCGGCATGGCCGCCATTCAGACGGTGCTCGCCTTGTTTGAGAGCGGAGATGAGTTTCTCGTATCGGCCGACCTTTACGGCGGCACGTACCGCCTGTTTGAGCGCGGCTGGCGCAAATACGGCCTCGGCTTTCATTACGTCGATTTTGCTGATCTCGCTGCCGTGGAAGAGAAAATCACGGAAAAAACGAAAGCCATCTTTTTGGAGACGCCGACAAATCCGTTGATGCACGAGGCGGATATTTCGGCGGTCGCCAAGCTGGCCAAACAGCATGGGCTATTGTTGATTGTCGATAACACGTTTTACACCCCGGTGCTTCAACGCCCGATCGAACAAGGGGCTGATATTGTCATTCATAGCGCGACGAAATATTTAGGCGGCCATAACGACGTCTTAGCTGGTCTGGTTGTCGCCAAGGGCGAGGAACTTTGTCAACGCTTGGCCGAGTACCATAACGCCATCGGCGCTGTTTTGTCGCCGTTTGATTCCTGGCTGCTGATCCGCGGGATGAAAACGTTGGCGCTAAGGATGCGCCAACATGAAGAAAACGCCAAACAAATCAGCGCCTTTTTGCGCGAACATGAAGATGTCACCGACGTCTTGTACCCGGGAAGAGGAGGGATGTTGTCGTTCCGGATTTCTGATGAAAAATGGGTGAACGGCTTCTTGCAAAGCTTGCGCCTCATTACGTTCGCGGAAAGCTTAGGCGGGGTTGAAAGCTTTATTACGTATCCGGCGACACAGACGCACGCTGACATTCCAGAAGACATCCGCATCCGAAACGGCGTCTGCAACCGGCTACTCCGCTTCTCGGTCGGCATTGAACACGCCGACGATTTAATCGCCGACTTGGCGCAGGCGTTCAAAAACATGAAAGAGGTGTGA
- a CDS encoding DUF1657 domain-containing protein, which yields MTVASQVKQTLASLKGIHAGLQQLALTSQDETAQRTFHEAMLATEEIIAELKDRVGRLEFEEPQYHGK from the coding sequence ATGACCGTTGCTTCGCAAGTGAAACAAACGTTAGCGAGCCTAAAAGGCATTCACGCTGGGCTGCAACAGTTGGCGCTCACATCGCAAGACGAAACAGCGCAGCGGACGTTTCATGAGGCGATGCTCGCCACCGAGGAGATCATCGCCGAACTGAAAGACCGGGTCGGCCGACTCGAATTCGAGGAGCCGCAATATCATGGAAAGTAA
- a CDS encoding thioredoxin family protein, with product MKPIETNDQFTAAISGSKPAVVKFYTTWCPDCVRLNMFIDDIIRDYGQYDWFEIDRDQFPELGEKYQVLGIPSLLVFQNGEKIAHLHSANAKTPEEVRAFLQLLPV from the coding sequence ATGAAACCCATTGAAACGAATGACCAGTTTACAGCGGCCATCTCCGGCAGCAAGCCGGCTGTCGTCAAATTTTACACGACTTGGTGCCCTGACTGTGTGCGCTTGAACATGTTTATCGATGACATCATTCGCGATTACGGGCAATACGATTGGTTTGAGATCGACCGCGACCAATTTCCGGAGCTTGGCGAGAAATATCAAGTGCTCGGCATTCCGAGCTTGCTTGTGTTCCAAAACGGGGAAAAAATCGCTCATCTGCATAGCGCCAACGCGAAAACACCGGAAGAGGTGCGCGCGTTTTTGCAATTATTGCCCGTTTAA
- the spoVAD gene encoding stage V sporulation protein AD — protein sequence MLKGHRTWVFANKPAIVATAAVGGPFEANGRLADDFDLLHEDLWLGEESYEKAHRVLLEEAAFQAMEKAGLEKEQVQFFIAGDLINQMTPTSFAARTLGAPYLGIFGACSTSMEGLALSAFITNYGGADYILTGASSHNTAVEKQFRYPTEYGGQKPPTAQWTVTGAGVAIVSPKGDGPRVTAATIGRVVDMGMADPFNMGGAMAPAAVDTIEAHLRDMQIDASHYDLIVTGDLGRIGRQVSLDLLRQHGIEIDEERYQDCGLLIYRDGQPVLSGASGAACSAVVIYGHLLKRMRRGELKRILAVATGALLSPLSFQQNETIPCIAHAVAIEYGGEA from the coding sequence ATGCTGAAAGGGCATCGCACTTGGGTATTTGCGAACAAACCGGCCATTGTTGCGACCGCCGCCGTCGGCGGGCCGTTTGAGGCCAACGGCCGCCTCGCCGACGATTTCGATCTTCTTCACGAAGATTTATGGCTTGGCGAGGAGTCGTATGAGAAAGCGCACCGCGTTTTGCTTGAGGAAGCGGCATTTCAAGCGATGGAAAAGGCCGGTTTGGAGAAGGAACAGGTGCAGTTTTTCATCGCCGGCGACTTAATTAATCAAATGACGCCGACTAGCTTCGCCGCCCGGACGCTCGGCGCCCCGTATCTCGGCATTTTCGGCGCTTGCTCCACATCAATGGAAGGGCTGGCGCTCAGCGCTTTTATTACAAACTATGGCGGGGCAGACTATATATTGACCGGGGCATCGAGCCATAACACCGCCGTCGAAAAACAGTTCCGCTATCCGACAGAGTACGGCGGACAAAAGCCGCCGACGGCGCAGTGGACCGTCACTGGCGCCGGGGTCGCCATCGTCAGCCCAAAAGGGGACGGGCCGCGCGTGACGGCAGCGACGATCGGCCGGGTCGTCGATATGGGAATGGCCGATCCGTTTAATATGGGCGGTGCGATGGCACCGGCGGCGGTCGATACGATTGAAGCGCATTTACGCGATATGCAAATCGATGCATCGCACTATGACTTGATTGTCACCGGCGACTTAGGGAGAATCGGGCGTCAAGTTTCCCTAGATTTGTTGCGTCAGCACGGCATTGAGATTGATGAGGAGCGTTACCAAGATTGCGGGCTCCTTATTTACCGCGATGGGCAGCCCGTGCTGTCCGGGGCGAGCGGGGCGGCTTGTTCCGCTGTGGTCATTTACGGCCATTTGCTCAAACGGATGCGGCGCGGCGAGCTGAAGCGCATTTTAGCTGTAGCGACCGGTGCGTTATTGTCGCCATTGTCGTTCCAGCAAAATGAAACGATTCCGTGCATCGCCCATGCGGTGGCGATCGAGTATGGAGGTGAGGCGTAG
- a CDS encoding YjcZ family sporulation protein, with protein sequence MGFCGYGFPHYGYGYGGFGYGGGFVLIVVLFILLIIVGAAFVG encoded by the coding sequence ATGGGCTTCTGCGGCTACGGATTTCCGCACTACGGCTACGGCTATGGCGGATTTGGCTATGGCGGTGGCTTTGTGCTGATTGTCGTTTTGTTCATCTTGTTGATTATTGTCGGCGCAGCATTTGTCGGCTAA